In Risungbinella massiliensis, a single window of DNA contains:
- a CDS encoding LysE/ArgO family amino acid transporter, translating into MEAFITGIILAFGLILPLGVQNVFILNQGFLHSRFVSALPAILTACLCDTILILLAVLGLSLLLLHNVWFELILTIVGVCFLVFIGWTTWRSKPEDLDSKEPKKFTVSKQIMFAASVSLLNPHAILDTIAVIGTTSLHYQEEERILFSSATILVSWIWFFSLAIAGRIMGKSPKKNTFFQMIQKLSALFIWGTALYLSVTMVEKYI; encoded by the coding sequence ATGGAAGCATTTATAACTGGAATAATCTTAGCTTTTGGGCTTATTTTACCGTTAGGAGTACAGAATGTCTTTATCCTCAATCAAGGATTTCTTCATTCACGATTTGTCTCGGCATTACCAGCAATCTTAACTGCATGTCTGTGTGATACCATTTTAATCTTATTAGCTGTTTTGGGACTCTCTCTACTATTATTACATAACGTTTGGTTTGAACTAATCCTCACGATCGTTGGCGTTTGCTTTTTAGTTTTCATTGGATGGACAACTTGGCGGAGCAAGCCAGAAGATTTAGATTCAAAAGAACCTAAAAAGTTCACCGTCTCCAAGCAAATCATGTTTGCAGCCTCTGTCTCCTTACTCAATCCACATGCCATCTTAGATACGATTGCAGTAATAGGTACTACTTCTCTTCACTATCAGGAAGAAGAGCGTATTCTCTTTTCATCTGCTACCATACTTGTCTCTTGGATTTGGTTCTTTAGTCTTGCAATTGCAGGTCGCATCATGGGGAAATCCCCTAAAAAGAATACCTTTTTCCAAATGATTCAGAAGCTATCTGCGCTATTTATTTGGGGAACTGCTTTATATCTAAGTGTTACAATGGTAGAAAAATATATATAG
- a CDS encoding AzlC family ABC transporter permease — translation MNESTITTYSSRSQEWWNGWRAGFPIAIGYLPIAFAFGLLAKSSGVPAMLAVLLSLLVFAGASQFIAINLLAVGTAIGEIILTTFILNLRHFLMTTSLSTRLEGDLSRWWRSLISFGVTDENYSVASLSQHNPLSKYYLLALQLISFLAWNIGTWIGLLFGSVVSENVSNSMGIALYAMFIALLVPAMRNSLPITLVALVAIAIHSFLVWFPVTATLSTGWRIVLCALVASALGALFFPQKEEHHDES, via the coding sequence TTGAACGAATCTACTATCACAACTTATAGCTCTCGTTCTCAGGAATGGTGGAATGGATGGAGAGCAGGCTTCCCCATTGCAATTGGATATCTGCCTATTGCTTTTGCCTTTGGTCTTCTTGCTAAATCATCAGGTGTTCCAGCAATGTTAGCAGTATTACTATCACTTTTGGTCTTTGCAGGAGCTAGCCAATTTATTGCAATCAATCTCTTAGCGGTTGGCACAGCCATCGGAGAAATAATCCTTACTACCTTTATATTGAATTTGCGTCATTTCTTAATGACTACCTCCCTCTCCACTCGGCTCGAAGGAGATCTTTCTCGTTGGTGGCGGTCCCTTATCTCTTTTGGAGTAACGGATGAGAATTATTCTGTTGCCTCCTTAAGTCAGCATAATCCCCTCTCCAAATACTATCTGTTAGCGCTCCAATTGATCTCTTTTCTTGCTTGGAATATCGGGACTTGGATCGGACTCCTTTTTGGATCAGTCGTCAGCGAGAATGTTAGTAATAGTATGGGAATTGCCCTTTATGCCATGTTTATTGCCTTGCTTGTCCCAGCCATGCGAAACTCCCTACCGATTACCCTAGTAGCACTAGTAGCGATCGCAATACATAGCTTTCTAGTTTGGTTTCCAGTTACAGCTACTCTCTCTACAGGTTGGCGGATTGTCCTTTGTGCATTGGTAGCCTCTGCTTTAGGAGCCTTGTTTTTTCCACAAAAGGAGGAACACCATGATGAATCTTGA
- a CDS encoding AzlD domain-containing protein has product MMNLELLLLVIGMAIVTYLPRMLPLVFLHQLSYPPFLQNMLRYMPYAILGALIFPGILSSTGEENIFPALLAGIGCCLLAWYRVPTIWVVLAGILIVYIQTL; this is encoded by the coding sequence ATGATGAATCTTGAATTACTTTTACTTGTAATAGGGATGGCAATCGTTACCTACCTCCCACGTATGTTGCCATTAGTATTTTTGCATCAACTTTCCTATCCACCCTTTTTACAAAACATGCTACGCTATATGCCCTATGCCATCTTAGGAGCCCTTATCTTTCCAGGTATTCTCTCCTCTACAGGAGAAGAGAACATCTTCCCTGCTCTCCTAGCTGGAATTGGTTGTTGTCTTTTAGCGTGGTATCGAGTACCTACTATTTGGGTTGTGTTAGCTGGAATTTTGATTGTCTATATTCAAACACTCTAG
- a CDS encoding GNAT family N-acetyltransferase — MLEPANLQIRIEPWTDTDLALLHRLNAPEMMKHLGGPESEEQIIKRHNRYKNMGDTGCMFSIILHPGLEAVGSVGYWERLWQEKTVYEIGWAVLPSFQGKGIAGKAVAAAIANASDQQKHRYIHAFPSIHNAASNAICRKLNFSFIAECPFEYPLGSIMQCNDWCFDLKSLQLE; from the coding sequence TTGTTGGAACCTGCAAACCTACAGATACGAATTGAGCCTTGGACAGATACCGATCTTGCCTTGCTACATCGTCTGAATGCACCAGAAATGATGAAGCACCTTGGAGGGCCGGAGAGCGAAGAACAGATCATCAAGCGTCACAATCGGTACAAGAATATGGGAGATACAGGTTGTATGTTTAGCATTATCCTACATCCAGGGCTCGAAGCGGTCGGCTCTGTGGGGTACTGGGAACGCCTTTGGCAGGAAAAAACCGTGTATGAAATTGGATGGGCTGTCCTGCCATCATTCCAAGGCAAGGGAATAGCAGGTAAGGCAGTAGCAGCAGCTATAGCCAATGCCAGTGACCAGCAGAAGCATAGGTACATACATGCGTTCCCATCGATCCACAACGCTGCATCAAACGCGATTTGTCGGAAACTGAACTTTTCTTTCATTGCCGAATGCCCATTCGAATATCCACTTGGAAGCATCATGCAATGTAACGATTGGTGTTTCGATCTTAAGTCGCTCCAACTTGAATAA
- a CDS encoding DUF817 domain-containing protein, producing MRALKQLVRFGWEQALSCLFPVVIFASLAFTQFMPFPFLPRYDWLLIICLLMQWWMVRSGLETRDELKVITLFHLIGLALELFKVHMGSWSYPEEGSKIFGVPLYSGFMYASVASYLCQAWRRLKVELVKWPPFWVVVPLAAAIYLNFFTHHYWMDVRWWLSGLVIIVFWQSWVTYEVGGSRYRMPLAFSFVLIGFFIWIAENIATFFGAWEYPNQTDAWSLVHLGKVSSWLLLVIVSFLIVSTLKQVKGKNSARLNASQFLSIIAENTPTSKRSESGR from the coding sequence ATGAGAGCACTAAAACAACTCGTTCGTTTTGGTTGGGAACAGGCCCTATCATGTTTGTTTCCTGTTGTTATTTTTGCCTCTTTGGCTTTTACACAATTCATGCCATTTCCCTTCCTACCACGTTATGATTGGCTACTCATCATCTGCCTTCTGATGCAGTGGTGGATGGTGCGTTCTGGGCTTGAAACACGGGATGAGCTTAAGGTTATCACATTGTTCCACCTTATTGGTCTTGCTCTTGAACTTTTCAAGGTACATATGGGCTCCTGGTCTTACCCAGAGGAAGGTTCCAAAATTTTTGGAGTGCCTTTGTATAGCGGATTCATGTACGCGAGTGTTGCGAGTTATCTTTGCCAAGCGTGGAGGCGGTTAAAGGTTGAACTGGTTAAGTGGCCTCCGTTTTGGGTAGTAGTACCTCTTGCAGCTGCGATCTATTTGAATTTTTTCACCCACCATTATTGGATGGATGTTCGTTGGTGGTTATCTGGACTTGTCATAATCGTATTTTGGCAATCATGGGTCACATATGAGGTTGGTGGATCTCGTTACCGTATGCCACTCGCATTTTCGTTTGTGCTCATCGGATTTTTTATATGGATAGCCGAAAATATCGCAACGTTCTTTGGAGCTTGGGAATATCCAAACCAAACCGATGCATGGAGTCTCGTTCATTTAGGAAAGGTGAGTTCATGGCTCTTATTAGTGATTGTTAGCTTTCTTATAGTATCGACGTTGAAGCAGGTTAAGGGGAAAAATTCTGCTAGGTTAAATGCTAGTCAATTTTTATCTATTATAGCGGAAAATACTCCCACTTCTAAGCGTAGCGAAAGTGGGAGATGA
- a CDS encoding helix-turn-helix domain-containing protein has protein sequence MAIIINIDVMLAKRKMSVTELSERVGITMANLSILKNGKAKAIRLSTLEAICKALECQPGDILEYQSDEDTKD, from the coding sequence ATGGCAATTATAATCAATATTGATGTGATGCTGGCTAAAAGGAAAATGAGCGTAACAGAACTTTCGGAGAGGGTTGGAATAACAATGGCTAACCTTTCTATATTGAAAAATGGAAAGGCAAAAGCAATTAGGCTTTCAACTTTAGAGGCGATTTGTAAAGCGTTAGAATGTCAACCCGGAGATATTTTAGAATACCAAAGTGATGAAGATACCAAAGATTAA
- a CDS encoding DUF2975 domain-containing protein produces MKRETFFLKFVVVLMGLPVLALCIFLLPRIAEFFAELNPKLAFLQYPFLIGLYVTALVFFVALYQTLKLLSYIDKKQAFSELSVYSLKNIKYCAITISALFVVFMPLLYLMAEVDDAPGIILIGMVIIFGCVVVAVFAAVLQKLLKNAIDIKSENDLTV; encoded by the coding sequence ATGAAACGAGAAACCTTCTTTTTAAAGTTCGTTGTTGTTCTCATGGGACTCCCTGTTCTTGCTTTGTGTATATTTTTGTTACCTAGGATAGCTGAATTTTTTGCAGAATTAAATCCAAAGTTAGCTTTTTTGCAATATCCGTTTTTGATCGGCTTGTATGTAACAGCGTTAGTATTTTTCGTTGCATTGTACCAGACTTTAAAACTTTTAAGCTATATTGACAAGAAACAGGCGTTTTCTGAATTATCTGTATATTCTTTAAAGAATATCAAATACTGTGCTATCACCATCAGTGCCCTATTTGTGGTATTTATGCCACTCTTATATCTCATGGCAGAGGTAGACGATGCCCCAGGTATTATATTAATCGGAATGGTCATTATTTTTGGTTGCGTGGTGGTTGCTGTCTTTGCGGCTGTTCTTCAAAAGCTACTAAAAAATGCCATAGATATAAAATCAGAAAATGACTTAACGGTCTGA
- a CDS encoding SDR family oxidoreductase, producing MYPTYPYIGWEVQCDNIPISFPPQHQDRQPGFEYLMEPRPIVENPKYMGSQKLKNKVAIVTGGDSGIGRAVAIAFAKEGADVVIAYLDEHRDARETKQRIKELGRCCKIIAADLRKEDSCIYVVKKAIKKFGRIDTLVNNHAVQFPQKSILDITAKQLQNTFQTNILSFFYMTKAVLPYLRKGSSIINTTSVAAYRGERELIDYSSTKGAIVSFTRSLSLSLIEKGIRVNGVAPGPIWTPLIPATFSKERVKTFGTETPMKRAGQPFELAPAYVYLASDDSAYVSGQILHVNGGEMVES from the coding sequence ATGTACCCTACATATCCATATATCGGTTGGGAAGTACAATGCGATAATATTCCCATTTCGTTTCCTCCACAACATCAAGATCGACAACCTGGTTTTGAGTATCTTATGGAACCACGTCCTATTGTAGAGAACCCTAAATATATGGGGAGTCAAAAGCTGAAAAACAAAGTAGCAATTGTTACAGGAGGAGATAGTGGAATCGGGAGAGCTGTTGCGATCGCTTTTGCAAAAGAAGGTGCTGATGTGGTGATCGCCTACTTGGACGAACATCGGGATGCTAGGGAGACGAAACAAAGAATAAAAGAGCTTGGGCGATGTTGTAAAATTATTGCAGCCGATTTGAGAAAAGAGGATTCATGTATTTATGTTGTGAAAAAGGCTATCAAAAAGTTTGGACGGATTGATACACTGGTGAATAATCATGCTGTCCAATTTCCCCAAAAGAGCATCTTAGATATTACAGCGAAGCAGTTACAAAATACGTTTCAGACTAATATCCTCTCCTTTTTTTACATGACAAAAGCTGTTCTACCTTACTTACGAAAGGGAAGTTCGATTATCAACACTACCTCTGTCGCTGCGTATAGAGGAGAGAGAGAACTAATCGACTATTCCTCTACAAAGGGTGCGATCGTCTCCTTTACTCGTTCTTTGTCGCTTTCCTTGATAGAAAAAGGAATTCGAGTAAATGGAGTAGCGCCTGGACCTATTTGGACACCACTAATTCCAGCCACTTTTTCTAAAGAACGAGTCAAGACTTTTGGTACAGAAACACCGATGAAGCGAGCTGGGCAACCATTTGAATTGGCGCCTGCTTACGTATACTTAGCTTCGGATGATTCTGCCTATGTGTCAGGTCAAATTTTACATGTAAATGGTGGGGAGATGGTTGAGTCATGA
- a CDS encoding DUF6585 family protein, producing the protein MRDAVEVETEQGKLIQQFPLMSMGWRIVAIFGAANLAVLFVLVTSVQEPISQGKSISILAYVVLAILVVSWLYANYYAVKRYQNRWIAVNLYENALSIQHGNNERIMLFSEMRGVSWNFYQITNASASKVKKVVTEFRVELLTDEKITLRDDQLPSLEELGNLLDAMLASYYLEEVVSKLQAGERVSFGLVEIDQDGLYFEEYMLWWSGLSQFTLQDGNLVVLDKEKDPVALLPLNQIYNVQLLGTIGEELMETTEELEEVEASLD; encoded by the coding sequence ATGAGAGATGCTGTGGAGGTTGAAACGGAACAAGGAAAGTTGATTCAGCAGTTTCCGCTTATGAGTATGGGGTGGAGAATAGTAGCGATATTTGGAGCCGCTAACTTGGCAGTTTTGTTTGTCTTGGTTACAAGTGTTCAAGAACCAATTAGTCAAGGAAAATCGATTTCCATCTTAGCTTATGTAGTACTAGCGATTTTGGTTGTAAGTTGGCTTTACGCAAATTACTATGCAGTAAAACGTTATCAGAATCGTTGGATTGCAGTAAATCTCTATGAAAATGCGTTATCGATACAGCATGGAAATAACGAGCGTATTATGTTATTTTCTGAGATGCGTGGTGTTAGTTGGAATTTTTATCAGATTACCAATGCAAGTGCCAGTAAAGTAAAGAAGGTAGTCACAGAGTTTAGAGTGGAACTTTTAACAGATGAAAAGATAACATTACGAGATGATCAGTTGCCTAGTTTGGAAGAATTAGGGAATCTTTTGGATGCGATGTTAGCAAGTTATTATTTGGAAGAGGTAGTGTCCAAACTTCAAGCAGGAGAACGAGTCTCTTTTGGCTTGGTTGAGATAGATCAGGATGGTCTCTATTTTGAGGAATATATGCTTTGGTGGTCTGGATTAAGTCAATTTACATTACAAGATGGAAATCTAGTTGTTCTAGATAAGGAGAAAGATCCTGTTGCTCTGTTGCCATTAAATCAAATATATAATGTACAACTATTGGGAACCATTGGAGAAGAGCTGATGGAGACTACTGAGGAATTAGAAGAGGTTGAAGCATCGTTAGATTAA
- a CDS encoding tetratricopeptide repeat protein: MERVHDLPLLPQLERIERALELRRPELAIQLTMEQLQNYPQESDLYQLLAQAYHQQGQQLQAVESMQQALTLDPENADAYAYYGLLLSNEFSRKEAEQSFRYALTLEPDNFLAHYWYASFLWEEKEDYQQTLFHLEKALEQAPLDASCYTLLGLTLAKLGRIKEAEQAIEQAVSLDPEAYDTHYAKGIFTMQYVQDAEKAYPSLLEAVRLNPTDEMLRKHFAAAIGARKKGIGLLWKISFWIQRFGKKIELIFPATVFFLFICGFAFQSNPTLGLIVTIPILIIYAIGFLFVVLVDPLFRKMVEKEERSYKK; the protein is encoded by the coding sequence ATGGAACGTGTTCACGATCTGCCTTTGCTCCCACAACTAGAGCGCATTGAGCGGGCTTTGGAGCTTCGTCGTCCAGAGCTCGCCATCCAGCTCACGATGGAGCAATTACAGAACTATCCGCAAGAAAGCGATCTATATCAGTTGTTGGCACAAGCCTATCATCAACAAGGACAACAGTTACAAGCTGTAGAGTCAATGCAACAAGCACTTACCCTTGATCCGGAGAATGCGGATGCTTATGCATATTATGGCTTGCTACTATCCAATGAGTTTAGTAGAAAAGAGGCAGAGCAATCTTTTCGATATGCTCTAACGCTAGAACCAGATAACTTTTTAGCCCATTACTGGTATGCTAGTTTTTTATGGGAAGAGAAAGAGGATTACCAGCAAACACTCTTTCATCTAGAGAAGGCATTAGAACAAGCTCCTCTTGATGCCTCCTGTTACACGTTACTTGGTTTGACGCTTGCAAAACTTGGAAGAATTAAAGAAGCAGAACAAGCAATCGAACAGGCAGTATCACTAGACCCAGAAGCATATGACACACATTATGCCAAAGGAATCTTTACCATGCAGTATGTTCAAGATGCAGAAAAAGCATATCCTTCCTTACTTGAGGCAGTACGTCTAAACCCTACTGATGAAATGCTACGAAAACATTTTGCGGCAGCAATCGGAGCACGCAAAAAAGGAATAGGGCTGTTGTGGAAGATTAGTTTTTGGATACAGCGTTTCGGTAAAAAAATTGAGCTCATATTCCCTGCTACTGTGTTTTTTCTCTTCATTTGTGGCTTTGCATTTCAGTCGAACCCAACTCTGGGGTTGATCGTAACGATACCAATATTAATCATCTATGCGATCGGTTTTCTATTTGTGGTATTGGTTGATCCATTGTTTCGCAAAATGGTAGAAAAAGAAGAGAGGAGTTATAAAAAATGA
- a CDS encoding ATP-binding protein, with the protein MNHEAEIQPILEALKLSPENKPLKQYAASLLQKAGRLEEAKKYLEELLQEDPTDLDNKGKLAEVYYQMTQFDKAKELLQGEGSSLSATQHVLLSKSHYHLGEYTEAVRYYEKAQELDRLLIDEEYQRELAPFMVEEKPKLKVLDFRKKEDTEDDDLLERPTITFESIGGLEELKENIRMQILYPLQNPDLFRSYGKQVGGGLLLYGPPGCGKTHIARATAGECNANFISINIHDILDMYIGQSERNLHSIFETARRNSPTIIFIDELDALGGSRQKATSSHSRSLTNQLLSELDGVHSQNKNILVLGATNTPWFVDSALRRPGRFDRVLFVSPPDLEARVEILQICLKDKPTESIDYVKVAKKMEKFSGADIRGVCNAATDLVLQEVMKSGKKVLIQTKHLLDALKKIKPSTTEWLSTAKNYATYSNESGVYDEILQYLKK; encoded by the coding sequence TAAGCCCAGAGAACAAGCCATTAAAACAATATGCTGCATCGCTTCTACAAAAAGCAGGCAGATTGGAAGAAGCGAAGAAGTATCTAGAGGAGCTTCTCCAAGAGGACCCAACTGATTTAGATAACAAAGGAAAATTAGCAGAAGTCTATTATCAGATGACTCAATTTGATAAAGCCAAAGAACTACTACAAGGAGAGGGATCCTCGCTTTCTGCTACACAGCATGTTCTATTATCCAAATCTCACTATCATTTAGGGGAGTATACGGAAGCTGTTCGCTATTACGAAAAAGCACAAGAGTTGGATCGTTTGTTGATCGATGAAGAGTATCAGCGTGAGTTAGCACCTTTTATGGTAGAGGAGAAGCCAAAGCTCAAAGTACTTGATTTCCGTAAAAAAGAAGATACAGAAGATGATGATCTCTTGGAGCGGCCGACGATTACGTTTGAAAGTATCGGAGGTTTGGAGGAATTGAAGGAGAATATTCGGATGCAAATTTTGTATCCATTACAAAATCCAGACCTTTTTCGCTCTTATGGCAAGCAGGTAGGCGGTGGACTACTCCTATATGGACCTCCAGGATGTGGAAAGACACATATTGCCCGAGCAACAGCAGGAGAATGCAATGCCAATTTTATTAGTATTAATATTCACGACATTTTAGACATGTATATCGGGCAGAGCGAACGTAATCTACACAGCATTTTCGAGACAGCACGCCGCAATAGCCCTACTATTATCTTTATCGATGAGTTAGATGCTTTAGGTGGAAGCCGACAAAAGGCAACTTCTTCTCACTCACGCTCTCTTACCAACCAACTATTAAGCGAATTAGATGGGGTGCATTCACAGAACAAAAATATTCTCGTTCTGGGTGCTACGAATACTCCTTGGTTTGTCGATAGTGCGTTACGTCGTCCTGGTAGATTTGATCGAGTTCTCTTTGTGTCACCACCAGATCTAGAGGCTCGTGTAGAAATTCTCCAGATTTGCTTGAAGGACAAACCAACGGAATCGATTGATTATGTAAAAGTGGCCAAAAAGATGGAAAAATTCTCTGGGGCAGATATCCGTGGGGTGTGTAATGCTGCAACAGATTTAGTATTGCAGGAAGTGATGAAGTCCGGTAAGAAGGTATTGATCCAGACAAAGCATTTATTGGATGCACTCAAAAAGATCAAGCCAAGTACAACCGAGTGGCTATCTACCGCAAAAAATTATGCAACTTACAGTAATGAGTCTGGAGTATATGATGAGATTCTTCAGTATCTAAAGAAATAA